One genomic region from Desulfobacterales bacterium encodes:
- a CDS encoding ABC transporter ATP-binding protein yields MLEIENLHVEVGGREVLHGISLIVPDGQTHVLLGPNGSGKTTLLRTIMGFASSKVTAGKIIFNGVDVTHKPVHERAKLGMGIMFQRPPTISGLKLGKFIAATNNIDEDRIPHIVEKLHMTKFLDRDVNAGFSGGEIKRSEILQLTVQNPSFVMLDEPESGVDVENMALLGKAAASLLEKDIHMKNRTKSGLIITHTGYILDYLEADVGYVLIDGYLQCSGNPREILKSVKSSGYKDCIACRK; encoded by the coding sequence ATGCTTGAGATTGAAAACCTGCATGTGGAAGTTGGCGGACGTGAAGTTCTGCACGGCATATCGCTGATCGTGCCGGATGGACAGACCCATGTTCTTCTTGGCCCAAACGGATCGGGAAAAACCACGCTTCTTCGTACAATAATGGGCTTTGCCTCCTCCAAGGTGACCGCCGGCAAAATAATTTTCAACGGCGTCGACGTTACGCATAAACCCGTCCATGAACGTGCCAAACTCGGAATGGGCATCATGTTTCAGCGGCCCCCCACAATTTCCGGTCTGAAACTTGGGAAGTTTATTGCTGCAACAAATAATATCGATGAGGACCGCATCCCACACATAGTGGAAAAGCTGCACATGACCAAATTCCTTGACCGGGATGTCAATGCAGGTTTTTCCGGCGGCGAGATCAAACGCAGCGAGATCCTGCAGCTCACTGTTCAGAACCCGTCGTTTGTAATGCTCGACGAGCCGGAAAGCGGCGTGGATGTGGAAAATATGGCTCTCCTTGGAAAAGCCGCCGCATCCCTTCTGGAAAAGGATATCCACATGAAAAACCGTACCAAATCAGGACTCATCATTACGCACACCGGATACATTCTTGATTATCTTGAAGCGGATGTCGGGTATGTTCTGATCGACGGATATCTGCAGTGCAGCGGAAACCCGCGTGAAATTCTTAAAAGTGTGAAATCATCAGGATACAAGGACTGTATAGCATGCCGGAAATGA
- a CDS encoding SufD family Fe-S cluster assembly protein: MPEMNGFSGISPEDKERLALTGIHTDSMEGRAGSFLLVNDHILHAGSQTEGVEVLMIEKALEKYEWLKEYCWNIVPADKDQYTQYVADHPQRGYVIIAHKGAKSTFPLQSCMFLQGDTIQTVHNIVIAEEGSEVHLIAGCASSLKTKEGAHYGINEIYVGKNAKVTSTMIHTWGEEIEVFPRTATVVEEGGTFLSNYVCMRPTKMVQMYPTAYLKGEGAVARFSSVIVAGAGSHIDAGSRAVLQAKNTSAELVTRAITNGGTIISRGAIIAEVPQTKGHIECRGLILKDGIMHAIPEIDGRVVDIELSHEAAVGKIARDEIEYLMARGLSEEEATATIIRGFLDVRIEGLPDALQKQIENAIDSADHGF, from the coding sequence ATGCCGGAAATGAATGGATTCTCGGGGATCAGCCCCGAAGATAAAGAACGCCTTGCCCTGACAGGGATCCATACCGATTCCATGGAGGGACGTGCGGGAAGTTTTCTTCTCGTAAATGACCACATCCTTCACGCAGGATCGCAGACAGAGGGTGTTGAGGTGCTGATGATCGAAAAAGCACTCGAAAAATACGAGTGGCTTAAGGAATACTGCTGGAACATTGTCCCGGCAGACAAAGATCAGTACACACAGTATGTCGCAGACCACCCGCAGAGAGGGTATGTCATCATCGCCCATAAAGGGGCAAAATCCACCTTCCCGCTGCAAAGCTGCATGTTTCTCCAGGGCGACACGATCCAGACCGTCCACAACATCGTCATTGCCGAAGAGGGATCCGAGGTCCATCTGATTGCAGGATGTGCAAGTTCTCTGAAAACAAAAGAGGGAGCACACTACGGGATCAACGAGATCTATGTCGGCAAAAACGCCAAAGTGACCTCAACGATGATCCACACCTGGGGCGAAGAGATCGAAGTTTTCCCGCGTACGGCGACCGTTGTCGAAGAGGGAGGGACGTTCCTTTCCAACTATGTGTGTATGCGCCCGACTAAAATGGTGCAGATGTATCCGACCGCCTATCTCAAAGGCGAAGGAGCAGTCGCCCGCTTTTCGAGCGTCATCGTTGCCGGAGCCGGTTCCCATATTGATGCGGGATCACGGGCCGTACTTCAGGCGAAAAACACCAGCGCCGAACTGGTCACCCGTGCCATCACCAACGGCGGAACGATCATCTCCCGCGGCGCCATCATCGCAGAAGTCCCCCAGACGAAAGGACACATCGAGTGCCGCGGACTTATATTAAAAGACGGCATCATGCACGCGATCCCCGAGATTGACGGACGTGTCGTCGACATCGAACTCTCTCATGAAGCGGCTGTCGGAAAGATTGCAAGAGATGAGATCGAGTATCTTATGGCACGCGGGCTTTCGGAGGAAGAAGCTACGGCGACGATCATCCGCGGATTTTTGGATGTCAGGATCGAAGGCCTCCCGGATGCCCTGCAAAAGCAGATCGAGAATGCCATCGACTCGGCTGACCACGGATTTTAG